The region TGGCCAACGCTATAATGACCGCAACCGAGGCGAAGACTTACACCCTCCTAAAACTAGGTTACAATGCCACCGGAACGACGAGCGATGGAATCGGCATCTTCGCTTTTGGAGGAAACAAAGAGTGGGCAGGAACCGCCACAAAGCTCGGAATAAACATCGGAAAGGCCGTAAGGCAAGCTTTGGAAGAAAGCCTGAGAAAATGGGAGAAAACGAGGGGATAATTCAGGCCCCGAACTTCTCAGAGCGGTTCATGAGGTCCATCATTATGGGAACTATGTCGTGGCCTTTTATCCTTCCAAGGCCACCGCGCATGCACTCGCGCTCGCCGAAGGCCTCAGTTGAATCAGTTCTAACCCCACCGCCCGCTATTAACACGGGAACGGGGTTACCACTGTGGTTCATGACCTCACAGGGCGTGCTGTGGTCGCCGGTTATCGCTATCACCGTTTCCTCAAGGTCGATGTGGTCAATGATGTAGCCAATCATCCTGTCGGCCTTCTCAATCATCTCCGCCTTCAGCTTTGGATTGTTGTCGTGGCCCGCTGCATCAGTCGGCTTGAAGTGTAAAAACACGAAGTCGTATTCCTTGAGAAGCTCGACGGTCTTTTTTGCCTTGGCCATCTCGTCCGTGTCGTATTCACCGGTCGCTCCTTCTGGAGTGTAAACATCGAAGCCTATCGCCCTTGCAACGCCCTTAACGAGCGAAACCGCTATAACCGCTCCAGCCTTGACCTTCCACTGCTCCGTGAACTTCATTGGTATATCTGGATAAGTGCCCGCCCCCCTTATGAGGAGGTAGTTTGCTACCGGCTTGCCCTCCTTTCTGCGCTTCTCGTTGATTGGGTGCCTCTCAAGTACCTCATGAGCCTGTTTAACGAACTCCTCAAGGATTTCAGCCACCTTTTTGCTCTCCTCGTCCTGCCAGGTGAACTTCTTTGGAGGTTTGCCAGCTTCGTGCGGGTCGTTTTCCCCTACCTTATAGCCAGAGGCCATGCCTTTAAGAACCAGAACGGCTCTGTGACCTGTAGCCCCTACGAAGATGAAGTCAACAGGCAGTTTAACGTTCTCCTGTATTGCCTTCGCAAGTTCATGAGCTTCCTCCGTGCTTATCCTGCCAGCCCTTCTATCGACTATTATTCCGTTCTCTATTGTGGCGAAGTTCACCCTAAAGGCCAAATCGTCCTCGTCTAAGTCAAGCCCGACGCCGAGGGCCTCGAGGAAGCCCCTTCCACGGTAGACTTTGTAGGGGTCGTAGCCGAAGATACTGAGGTGAGCTGTATCGCTTCCAGCTGGTTGGCCGGGCTTTATCGGGTCCTGCTGGCCGAGAATTCCTATCTTTGCCAGCCTGTCCATGTTGGGCGTTTTTGCGTACTCAAGCGGTGTCTTTCCACCGAACTCCTTAATCGGTCTGTCCCCGAGGCCGTCGAGGATTATGAGAAGTCCCTTTCTCTTCTTCATACCTATCACCGTGGGTGATTAGTTGGCTTGGTTAATAAGTTTGTTGGGCAACCTTTTAAACTGTCCCAAGAAGGCAATTGAGGGGAGAGAAATGCTCGAGTTCGCAGTGTGGTCACTTTCAATCCTCATTGGAATAGCCGTTCTCGTGGTTGCCGGTGACAAACTTTCCGACAAGATAATCGAGGTTGCAAGAAAGGCCGGAATCTCCCCGCTAGTGATAAGCATCGTCCTTGTTAGTCTCTCAACGACGTTGCCTGAAATAACGACGAGTGCCTTAGCGAGCTATCAGGGGGTCAATGGGATAGCCCTCGGAAACGCCCTCGGGAGCATATTCGCCAACATTGCCCTCATTCTCGGTCTTGCCTCAATGATTAGGCCCCTAAAGGCCGGCCGTTCCGCCTACGAGAACTCCCTCGTTATGCTCGCCTCACTCGTCTTTCTCATAGTCCTCTCAATTGATGGGACACTGAGCCGACTCGACGGACTTCTGCTACTCCTTGCATACGTGGTCTACCTCCGGTGGCTTCTTAAGAAGCACGCGAGGAGTGAAGTGGACTGGGAACCAAGCGGGGAAGTTACGGCCTTTGATTACGTCCTCTTGGTTGTCCTCGGTTTCTTCCTCGTTGGCGGCGCCGAGATGGTCGTCTTTGGAGGTAAGAACATAGCGCAGGCCCTCGGCATATCTGATTTCGTCATTGGAGCCACCGTTGTCGCTATTGGAACTTCTCTGCCTGAAATGACCAACGCTCTCTACGGTGCACTGAGGGAGCGCGGAAGCATAAGCGTGGGCAACATAATTGGAGCCAACATAATGAACGCACTCGTTGTCCTTGGCATTGCCTCGCTCATAAGGCCAATCCGGACCGGTGCTTCGGTGTTGACAGTTGTTTTGGTTCTTTTCGCGATGATTCCTATGATAGCCTCACTGAAAAAGACTGGGGGAATAGACAGGCGCATGGGGGCGTACTTCCTAGTTCTCTACGCGGTCTATCTCGTCCTGATTTTCTCTGGAGTTGAGCTGTAAGGTTTTTAAACTCCCCACTCTTTCCTCCTCTGGTGGTGAGAATGAAAGTCCTGTGGGCGCCGTGGAGAATAGAGTACATACGCTCTCCAAAGCACGAGGGCTGTATCTTCTGTGACTTTCCAAAGGAAAACCGCGACAGGGAGAGGCTCATCCTTTACCGTGGAAAGCACGCCTTTGTCATTATGAACAACTACCCCTACAACCCGGGCCACGTAATGGTTGCCCCCTACAGGCACGTCGCCAACTGGGAAGAACTGACCGACGAGGAGCTCCTTGAGATAATGAAGCTCACCCAGCTGATTATCATGGCCATAAAGAAAGCAATGAAACCGGACGGCTTCAATCTCGGCGTTAACCTCGGTCGCGTTGCTGGAGCAGGAATAGACACTCACGTTCACCTCCACATAGTCCCAAGGTGGAACGGCGACACGAACTTCATGCCGGTAATAGCGGACACAAAGGTCATTCCCGAGTCTCTTGAAGAAGCCTACGACGAGCTCAAAAAAGCCATAGAAGAAGTTGAGAGGGAGATTTAAATCATTCTAGTGGCTCCTTTTGAGGACAAGCTTTTTATAGTCCTCACTCACTTCTTTTCTCGACAACTCCTGGTGGTGTCTGAGTTGGAGCGTAGAAGCGTTCCCCAAAGGAAGCCCCCCGTGAAGCGGGGCGAGCGCTACAAAGTTCGGATTGAAGCCCTTGGCAAAGGTGGCGACGGCATCGCTCGGATTAAGGGCTTCGTGATTTTTGTGCCCAACACTAATGTTGGGGATGAGGTCCAGATTGAGGTAAAAAGCGTGAAAGAGCGCTTTGCATTTGGGGAGGTCGTTGGTTAACCTCCTCATACTTTTTTTGCTCTTATCTTGAACTTCTTGTCCAGCGGAAGCCCCTCAAAGGGCTCTTTTCCGAGCTCTATAACTGGGATGTCAGCCTCAATAACACTCTCCTTCATACCCTGTCTA is a window of Thermococcus sp. DNA encoding:
- a CDS encoding TRAM domain-containing protein; this translates as MVSELERRSVPQRKPPVKRGERYKVRIEALGKGGDGIARIKGFVIFVPNTNVGDEVQIEVKSVKERFAFGEVVG
- a CDS encoding HIT domain-containing protein — encoded protein: MKVLWAPWRIEYIRSPKHEGCIFCDFPKENRDRERLILYRGKHAFVIMNNYPYNPGHVMVAPYRHVANWEELTDEELLEIMKLTQLIIMAIKKAMKPDGFNLGVNLGRVAGAGIDTHVHLHIVPRWNGDTNFMPVIADTKVIPESLEEAYDELKKAIEEVEREI
- a CDS encoding sodium:calcium antiporter, whose amino-acid sequence is MLEFAVWSLSILIGIAVLVVAGDKLSDKIIEVARKAGISPLVISIVLVSLSTTLPEITTSALASYQGVNGIALGNALGSIFANIALILGLASMIRPLKAGRSAYENSLVMLASLVFLIVLSIDGTLSRLDGLLLLLAYVVYLRWLLKKHARSEVDWEPSGEVTAFDYVLLVVLGFFLVGGAEMVVFGGKNIAQALGISDFVIGATVVAIGTSLPEMTNALYGALRERGSISVGNIIGANIMNALVVLGIASLIRPIRTGASVLTVVLVLFAMIPMIASLKKTGGIDRRMGAYFLVLYAVYLVLIFSGVEL
- a CDS encoding 2,3-bisphosphoglycerate-independent phosphoglycerate mutase; the encoded protein is MKKRKGLLIILDGLGDRPIKEFGGKTPLEYAKTPNMDRLAKIGILGQQDPIKPGQPAGSDTAHLSIFGYDPYKVYRGRGFLEALGVGLDLDEDDLAFRVNFATIENGIIVDRRAGRISTEEAHELAKAIQENVKLPVDFIFVGATGHRAVLVLKGMASGYKVGENDPHEAGKPPKKFTWQDEESKKVAEILEEFVKQAHEVLERHPINEKRRKEGKPVANYLLIRGAGTYPDIPMKFTEQWKVKAGAVIAVSLVKGVARAIGFDVYTPEGATGEYDTDEMAKAKKTVELLKEYDFVFLHFKPTDAAGHDNNPKLKAEMIEKADRMIGYIIDHIDLEETVIAITGDHSTPCEVMNHSGNPVPVLIAGGGVRTDSTEAFGERECMRGGLGRIKGHDIVPIMMDLMNRSEKFGA